Proteins found in one Streptomyces sp. CB09001 genomic segment:
- a CDS encoding GlxA family transcriptional regulator — protein MAQRTGRTVLVLLFDDVQSLDVTGPVEVFAGAEQHTPGTYRIRTASLDGAPVRTSSGLNVVPDQALDAGPRPDTLVVPGGQGARNPDPRLTDWLREHGTGARRLVSVCTGAILLARAGLLDGRRVTTHWAYSDRLARDHPAVEVDPDPIYIRDGNVATSAGVTSGIDLALALVEEDLGRDVALTVARHLVVFLRRPGNQAQFSAQLAAQTARREPLRELQHWITEHPGADLSVESLAARASLSPRHFARAFQAETGTTPGRYVDRVRLEHARRLLEDTGDGVEEVSRASGYGTAEAMRRAFVKALGTSPAEYRRRFRPAPVS, from the coding sequence ATGGCGCAACGAACCGGCCGAACCGTTCTGGTCCTCCTCTTCGACGACGTCCAGAGCCTCGACGTCACCGGTCCCGTGGAGGTCTTCGCGGGCGCCGAGCAGCACACACCGGGTACGTACCGCATCCGCACCGCGTCGCTGGACGGTGCTCCCGTGCGCACCTCCAGCGGTCTGAACGTCGTACCGGACCAGGCACTCGACGCCGGGCCGCGGCCGGACACCCTGGTGGTCCCCGGCGGTCAGGGCGCCCGGAACCCCGACCCGCGCCTGACCGACTGGCTGCGCGAACACGGAACGGGCGCCCGGCGCCTGGTCTCCGTCTGCACCGGGGCGATCCTGCTGGCCCGGGCCGGACTGCTGGACGGCCGCCGCGTCACCACCCACTGGGCGTACAGCGACCGGCTCGCCCGCGACCACCCGGCCGTGGAGGTGGACCCCGACCCGATCTACATCCGGGACGGGAACGTGGCCACGTCGGCCGGTGTCACCTCCGGCATCGACCTCGCCCTCGCGCTGGTGGAGGAGGACCTGGGCCGGGACGTCGCGCTGACCGTCGCCCGGCACCTGGTGGTGTTCCTGCGCCGGCCCGGGAACCAGGCCCAGTTCAGCGCCCAGCTGGCCGCCCAGACCGCCCGTCGTGAGCCGCTGCGGGAGCTCCAGCACTGGATCACCGAGCACCCCGGCGCCGACCTGAGCGTCGAGTCCCTCGCCGCCCGCGCCAGTCTCTCGCCCCGCCACTTCGCCCGCGCCTTCCAGGCGGAGACCGGCACGACGCCGGGCCGCTACGTCGACCGGGTCCGTCTGGAGCACGCCCGCCGGCTCCTCGAGGACACCGGCGACGGAGTCGAGGAGGTCTCCCGCGCCAGCGGCTACGGCACGGCGGAGGCCATGCGTCGCGCCTTCGTCAAGGCTCTCGGCACCTCACCGGCGGAGTACCGCCGCCGGTTCCGGCCCGCGCCGGTCTCCTGA
- a CDS encoding DJ-1/PfpI family protein, translated as MRTAIVLFDRFTALDAVGPYETMSRIPGAETVFVAERTGPVRNDTGSLALTADRTLADVPSPDVVVVPGGPGQDAQMGNETLLDWLRAADAASTWTTSVCSGSLLLAAAGLLSGRRATSHWLALNLLKQYGAEPTGERVVTDGKYVTAAGVSAGIDMGLTLVGRIAGDEHAQAVQLLTEYDPQPPYDAGSPDKAPAHLVEEFRTRNRFILK; from the coding sequence GTGCGTACAGCCATCGTTCTCTTCGACCGCTTCACCGCCCTCGACGCCGTGGGCCCGTACGAGACCATGAGCCGCATTCCGGGCGCCGAGACCGTGTTCGTCGCCGAGCGGACCGGGCCGGTGCGCAACGACACGGGGAGCCTGGCGCTCACCGCCGACCGGACCCTGGCGGACGTGCCGAGCCCGGACGTCGTCGTCGTGCCGGGCGGCCCCGGCCAGGACGCGCAGATGGGTAACGAGACCCTGCTGGACTGGCTCCGCGCCGCCGACGCCGCCAGTACCTGGACCACCTCGGTCTGCTCCGGCTCGCTGCTGCTCGCCGCCGCGGGACTGCTGAGCGGCCGCCGCGCCACCTCGCACTGGCTGGCCCTGAACCTCCTGAAGCAGTACGGCGCCGAGCCGACCGGGGAGCGGGTCGTCACCGACGGCAAGTACGTCACCGCGGCCGGTGTCTCCGCCGGCATCGACATGGGCCTGACCCTGGTCGGCCGGATCGCCGGCGACGAGCACGCCCAGGCGGTCCAGCTGCTCACCGAGTACGATCCGCAGCCGCCCTACGACGCCGGGTCCCCGGACAAGGCACCCGCGCACCTCGTCGAGGAGTTCCGCACGAGGAACCGGTTCATCCTGAAGTAG
- a CDS encoding enoyl-CoA hydratase/isomerase family protein translates to MEPQLLHRVADSVATVVVHHPAKRNAMTAAMWRALPRVLDGLAADPGVRALVLTGEGGTFCAGADISTLRESAAEAQGLAVRAEEALAAFPKPTLAAIRGHCVGGGAQLAAACDLRFAEETALFGVTPAKLGVVYPASATRRLVALTGPATAKYLLFSGELIDAARALRTGLVDEVLPVGELGKRVAEFTRVLASRSLLTQSAAKEFAAGRTDRDAHWAAQAHGSGDTAEGVASFLERRQPRFGWNGPTSG, encoded by the coding sequence ATGGAGCCGCAGCTGCTGCACCGGGTCGCCGACTCGGTCGCCACCGTCGTCGTCCACCACCCGGCCAAGCGCAACGCCATGACGGCCGCGATGTGGCGGGCGCTGCCCCGCGTCCTCGACGGCCTGGCCGCCGATCCCGGGGTGCGGGCACTGGTGCTCACCGGCGAGGGCGGGACGTTCTGCGCCGGGGCCGACATCTCGACCCTGCGCGAGTCGGCCGCGGAGGCGCAGGGGCTGGCGGTGCGGGCCGAGGAGGCTCTCGCCGCGTTCCCCAAGCCGACGCTCGCGGCGATCCGGGGTCACTGCGTGGGCGGCGGGGCGCAGTTGGCGGCGGCGTGCGATCTGCGGTTCGCCGAGGAGACGGCGCTGTTCGGCGTGACTCCGGCCAAGCTGGGGGTCGTGTATCCGGCGTCCGCCACCCGGCGGCTGGTGGCGTTGACCGGGCCCGCGACGGCGAAGTACCTGCTCTTCAGCGGTGAGTTGATCGACGCCGCGCGGGCGCTGCGCACCGGCCTGGTGGACGAGGTGCTGCCGGTGGGGGAACTGGGCAAGCGGGTGGCGGAGTTCACCCGGGTGCTGGCGTCCCGTTCCCTGCTGACGCAGTCCGCGGCGAAGGAGTTCGCCGCCGGGCGCACGGACCGGGACGCCCACTGGGCCGCGCAGGCGCACGGCAGCGGCGACACCGCGGAGGGGGTCGCCTCCTTCCTGGAGCGCAGGCAGCCGCGTTTCGGCTGGAACGGGCCTACTTCAGGATGA
- a CDS encoding ATP-binding protein, with protein MDETGPAGPLPYEGVWRFTAPAVDASVPQARHAVRDLLVRQGVPVSDDVTQALLLIVSELVTNAVRHAAVLSPVLAVEVAVGPEWVRVAVEDDHPYRPTALETDHGRTGGRGLLLVREVTREAGGACDVAHTASGGKVIWAALPLKHAPR; from the coding sequence ATGGACGAGACCGGGCCCGCCGGGCCGCTGCCGTACGAAGGTGTCTGGCGGTTCACCGCCCCCGCCGTGGACGCCTCGGTCCCGCAGGCCCGGCACGCCGTGCGCGACCTGCTGGTGCGCCAGGGCGTGCCGGTCTCCGACGACGTGACGCAGGCCCTGCTGCTGATCGTCTCGGAACTGGTCACGAACGCGGTCCGGCACGCGGCGGTGCTCTCGCCGGTACTCGCAGTGGAGGTCGCCGTCGGGCCCGAATGGGTCCGGGTGGCCGTGGAGGACGACCACCCCTACCGCCCGACCGCCCTGGAGACCGACCACGGCCGCACCGGCGGGCGCGGCCTGCTCCTGGTCCGCGAGGTCACCCGCGAGGCGGGCGGGGCCTGCGACGTGGCCCACACCGCGAGTGGCGGCAAGGTGATCTGGGCGGCCCTGCCGCTCAAGCACGCCCCGCGCTAG
- the idi gene encoding isopentenyl-diphosphate Delta-isomerase: MPITPATATPNSSNGTAEAILLELVDESGVTIGTAEKLSAHQPPGRLHRAFSVFLFDERGRLLIQQRALGKYHSPGVWSNTCCGHPYPGEAPFAAAARRTFEELGVSPSLLAEAGTVRYNHPDPASGLVEQEYNHLFVGLVQAEPRPDPEEVVGTAFVSPAELTERHAKDTFSAWFMTVLDAARPAVRELTGTSAGW, translated from the coding sequence ATGCCGATCACTCCTGCCACCGCGACGCCCAACTCGTCGAACGGCACCGCAGAAGCCATTTTGCTGGAACTGGTCGACGAGAGCGGCGTGACGATCGGCACCGCGGAGAAGCTCTCCGCGCACCAGCCGCCGGGGCGGCTGCACCGCGCCTTCTCCGTGTTCCTCTTCGACGAGCGGGGGCGGCTGCTGATCCAGCAGCGGGCGCTGGGCAAGTACCACTCCCCCGGCGTGTGGTCCAACACCTGCTGCGGTCACCCCTACCCCGGCGAGGCGCCGTTCGCCGCGGCGGCCCGGCGGACGTTCGAGGAGCTGGGGGTGTCGCCGTCCCTGCTCGCCGAGGCGGGCACGGTGCGCTACAACCATCCCGACCCGGCCTCCGGGCTGGTCGAGCAGGAGTACAACCACCTTTTCGTCGGCCTGGTGCAGGCCGAGCCGCGCCCGGACCCGGAGGAAGTGGTGGGGACGGCCTTCGTGTCCCCGGCCGAGCTGACCGAGCGGCACGCGAAGGACACCTTCTCTGCGTGGTTCATGACGGTGCTGGACGCGGCCCGGCCGGCCGTGCGTGAGCTGACGGGCACGTCCGCGGGCTGGTGA
- a CDS encoding cation diffusion facilitator family transporter, whose product MGAGHDHGHAPGGHAGGTATAAYRGRLRAALAITLTVMVVEIVGGLLADSLALIADAAHMATDALGLGMALLAVHFAGRPPSDRRTFGYARAEILAALANCLLLLGVGGYVLYEAIDRFVTPADTAGGPTVVFGAIGLVANMVSLSLLMRGQKESLNVRGAFLEVAADALGSLAVIVSALVILATGWQQADPIASLLIGLMIVPRTWRLLRETLDVLLEAAPKGVDIAEVRAHILALDGVKDVHDLHAWTITSGMPVLSAHVVVDGEALSAIGHEKMLHELQGCLGDHFDVEHCTFQLEPGGHAEHEARLCR is encoded by the coding sequence ATGGGGGCTGGGCACGATCACGGGCACGCGCCCGGGGGGCACGCCGGCGGGACGGCGACCGCCGCGTACCGGGGCAGGCTGCGGGCGGCGCTGGCGATCACCCTCACCGTCATGGTCGTCGAGATCGTCGGCGGTCTGCTGGCCGACTCCCTCGCGCTGATCGCCGACGCCGCGCACATGGCGACCGACGCCCTGGGTCTCGGCATGGCCCTGCTGGCCGTCCACTTCGCCGGCCGGCCACCGAGCGACCGCCGCACCTTCGGCTACGCCCGCGCCGAGATCCTTGCCGCCCTGGCCAACTGTCTGCTGCTGCTCGGGGTCGGCGGCTATGTCCTGTACGAGGCGATCGACCGGTTCGTCACGCCGGCCGACACCGCGGGCGGCCCGACCGTCGTCTTCGGCGCGATCGGCCTGGTGGCGAACATGGTGTCGCTGTCGCTGCTGATGCGCGGCCAGAAGGAGAGCCTGAACGTGCGGGGCGCCTTCCTGGAGGTGGCGGCCGACGCGCTGGGCTCCCTGGCGGTGATCGTCTCGGCGCTGGTGATCCTGGCCACCGGCTGGCAGCAGGCCGACCCGATCGCGTCGCTGCTCATCGGTCTGATGATCGTGCCGCGGACCTGGCGGCTGCTGCGCGAGACCTTGGACGTGCTGCTCGAGGCGGCTCCCAAGGGCGTGGACATCGCCGAGGTGCGCGCCCACATACTGGCCCTCGACGGGGTCAAGGACGTGCACGACCTGCACGCCTGGACCATCACCTCCGGCATGCCCGTACTGTCGGCGCACGTGGTGGTGGACGGCGAAGCGCTGAGCGCGATCGGCCACGAGAAGATGCTCCACGAGCTGCAGGGCTGCCTGGGCGACCACTTCGACGTGGAGCACTGCACGTTCCAGCTGGAGCCCGGCGGTCACGCGGAGCACGAGGCGCGGCTGTGCCGCTGA
- a CDS encoding DUF5941 domain-containing protein, whose amino-acid sequence MPTAILTGQPVPGSSIESELRSLGFDVQLAAGTADTETLLARVPGEERVAVVDARFVGHPHALRLGLTDPRFPLAAVPGAVTAQPAARRTLTRAMARENSARGGTAVDVDSLADRITAALDADGAEVHRPELGSLVAAVPADPQARNEARQAVAAVDDEAVRLKSAVKARDGFVTTHFVSPYSRYIARWCARRGLTPNQVTTASLITALVAAGCAATGTRGGFVAAGVLLIASFVLDCTDGQLARYSLQYSTLGAWLDATFDRAKEYTYYAGLALGAARGGDDVWALALGVMVLQTCRHVVDFSFNEANHDASANTSPTVALSDRLDSVGWTVWLRRMIVLPIGERWAMIAFLTAFTTPRITFYALLIGCAFAATYTTAGRVLRSLTRRASRTDRAAKALADLADSGPLAEAGAKGLGAAARRLPGPAPAIALLGGAVVVATAALTDFGGPWPLVAALVYVLTSALAVARPLKGALDWLVPPLFRAAEYLTVLFLAVKADVNGALPAAFGLVAAVAYHHYDTVYRIRGGAGAPPQWLVRTVGGHEGRTLVITLLAVLLTATQFKVALTVLAVAVALVVLVESIRFWVAAHQVGAPAVHDEGEPA is encoded by the coding sequence TTGCCGACTGCCATCCTCACCGGTCAGCCGGTCCCGGGCTCGTCGATCGAGAGCGAGCTGCGGTCCCTGGGCTTCGACGTGCAGCTCGCCGCCGGCACCGCCGACACCGAGACCCTGCTCGCCCGGGTCCCCGGCGAGGAGCGGGTCGCCGTCGTCGACGCCCGTTTCGTGGGCCACCCGCACGCCCTGCGCCTCGGCCTCACCGACCCCCGCTTCCCGCTCGCCGCGGTCCCCGGCGCCGTGACCGCCCAGCCGGCCGCCCGCCGGACGCTGACCCGCGCGATGGCCCGCGAGAACTCCGCCCGCGGCGGCACCGCCGTGGACGTCGACAGCCTCGCCGACCGGATCACCGCCGCCCTGGACGCCGACGGCGCCGAGGTGCACCGCCCCGAACTCGGCAGCCTCGTCGCCGCCGTCCCCGCCGACCCGCAGGCTCGCAACGAGGCACGGCAGGCCGTCGCCGCCGTCGACGACGAGGCCGTACGTCTGAAGTCGGCGGTCAAGGCCCGCGACGGCTTCGTCACCACGCACTTCGTCAGCCCCTACTCCCGCTACATCGCCCGCTGGTGCGCGCGCCGCGGCCTGACTCCCAACCAGGTCACCACCGCCTCGCTGATCACGGCGCTCGTTGCGGCCGGCTGCGCGGCCACCGGCACCCGCGGCGGCTTCGTCGCCGCCGGTGTCCTGCTCATCGCCTCCTTCGTCCTCGACTGCACCGACGGACAGCTCGCCCGGTACTCCCTCCAGTACTCCACGCTCGGTGCCTGGCTCGACGCCACCTTCGACCGGGCCAAGGAGTACACCTACTACGCCGGCCTCGCCCTCGGAGCAGCCCGCGGCGGCGACGACGTGTGGGCCCTGGCCCTCGGCGTGATGGTGCTCCAGACCTGCCGGCACGTCGTCGACTTCTCCTTCAACGAGGCCAATCACGACGCCTCGGCCAACACCAGCCCCACCGTCGCCCTCTCCGACAGGCTCGACAGCGTCGGCTGGACGGTGTGGCTGCGCCGCATGATCGTGCTGCCCATCGGCGAACGCTGGGCCATGATCGCCTTCCTGACCGCGTTCACCACGCCCCGGATCACCTTCTACGCGCTGCTGATCGGCTGTGCGTTCGCCGCGACGTACACCACCGCGGGCCGCGTCCTGCGCTCGCTGACCCGCAGGGCCAGCCGCACCGACCGGGCGGCGAAGGCGCTGGCCGACCTCGCCGACTCCGGCCCGCTCGCCGAGGCCGGGGCCAAGGGCCTCGGCGCCGCCGCCCGCCGGCTGCCCGGTCCCGCCCCCGCCATCGCCCTCCTCGGCGGCGCCGTCGTCGTCGCCACCGCCGCGCTCACCGACTTCGGGGGCCCCTGGCCGCTCGTCGCCGCGCTCGTCTACGTGCTGACCTCCGCGCTCGCCGTCGCCCGCCCCCTCAAGGGCGCGCTCGACTGGCTGGTCCCCCCGCTCTTCCGGGCCGCCGAGTACCTCACCGTCCTGTTCCTGGCCGTGAAAGCCGACGTGAACGGGGCCCTTCCGGCAGCTTTCGGGCTGGTGGCCGCGGTCGCCTACCATCACTACGACACGGTCTACCGCATCCGTGGCGGCGCGGGCGCGCCGCCGCAGTGGCTGGTGCGGACGGTCGGGGGGCACGAGGGCCGCACGCTGGTGATCACCCTGCTGGCCGTGCTGCTCACCGCCACACAGTTCAAGGTCGCGCTCACGGTCCTCGCCGTGGCTGTGGCACTCGTGGTGCTCGTGGAGAGCATCCGCTTCTGGGTCGCCGCCCACCAGGTCGGCGCACCCGCCGTACACGACGAAGGAGAACCCGCATGA
- a CDS encoding phosphocholine cytidylyltransferase family protein, with protein sequence MIGLVLAAGAGRRLRPYTDTLPKALVPVGPEGAEESITVLDLTLANFAEVGLTEVGIIVGYRKEAVYDRQAELEQKYGVKLTLIDNDKAEEWNNAYSLWCGRDALKDGVILANGDTVHPVSVEKTLLAARGDGKKIILALDTVKNLADEEMKVVVDPDKGVRRITKLMDPAEATGEYIGVTLIEGGAAAELADALKTTFERDPQLYYEDGYQELVNRGFKVDVAPIGDVKWVEIDNHDDLAKGREIACQY encoded by the coding sequence ATGATCGGCCTCGTGCTGGCGGCCGGCGCCGGACGCCGTCTGCGCCCCTACACCGACACCCTGCCCAAGGCACTGGTCCCGGTCGGACCCGAGGGAGCGGAGGAGAGCATCACGGTCCTCGACCTGACGCTGGCGAACTTCGCCGAGGTCGGCCTGACGGAGGTCGGAATCATCGTCGGCTACCGCAAGGAGGCCGTGTACGACCGCCAGGCGGAGCTGGAGCAGAAGTACGGCGTCAAGCTCACCCTCATCGACAACGACAAGGCCGAGGAGTGGAACAACGCCTACTCCCTGTGGTGCGGCCGTGACGCCCTCAAGGACGGTGTGATCCTCGCCAACGGCGACACCGTGCACCCGGTCTCCGTCGAGAAGACCCTGCTCGCCGCCCGCGGCGACGGCAAGAAGATCATCCTCGCCCTCGACACGGTGAAGAACCTCGCCGACGAGGAGATGAAGGTCGTCGTCGACCCCGACAAGGGCGTCCGGCGCATCACCAAGCTGATGGACCCGGCCGAGGCGACCGGCGAGTACATCGGCGTCACCCTCATCGAGGGCGGGGCCGCGGCGGAGCTGGCCGACGCGCTGAAGACCACCTTCGAGCGCGACCCCCAGCTGTACTACGAGGACGGCTACCAGGAGCTCGTCAACCGCGGCTTCAAGGTCGACGTGGCCCCGATCGGCGACGTCAAGTGGGTCGAGATCGACAACCACGACGACCTCGCCAAGGGCAGGGAGATCGCGTGCCAGTACTGA
- a CDS encoding iron-containing alcohol dehydrogenase family protein: MPVLTRLIPSPVVVDIRAGALDDLGSVLADERISHSGKLAVAVSGGSGARLRDRVAPSLPGADWFEVGGGTLDDAIKLAGAMKGGHYDAVVGLGGGKIIDCAKFAAARVGLPLVAVPTNLAHDGLCSPVATLDNDAGRGSYGVPNPIAVVIDLDVIRAAPARFVRAGIGDAVSNVSAIADWELANRIKGERIDGLAAAMARQAGEAVLRHPGGIGDNDFLQVLAEALVLSGIAMSVSGDSRPSSGACHEINHAFDLLFPERAAAHGEQCGLGAAFAMYLRGAHEESVNMARVLRRHGLPVLPEEIGFTPEEFFRAVEFAPQTRPGRYTILEHLALTTDQIKDLYADYVKAIGS; the protein is encoded by the coding sequence GTGCCAGTACTGACGAGGCTCATCCCGTCGCCGGTCGTCGTGGACATCCGCGCGGGCGCCCTCGACGACCTGGGGTCTGTGCTCGCCGACGAGCGCATCTCCCACTCGGGCAAGCTCGCCGTCGCGGTCAGCGGCGGCTCCGGCGCCCGGCTGCGCGATCGCGTCGCCCCGTCCCTGCCCGGCGCCGACTGGTTCGAGGTCGGCGGCGGCACGCTGGACGACGCGATCAAGCTGGCCGGCGCCATGAAGGGCGGCCACTACGACGCGGTCGTCGGCCTCGGCGGCGGCAAGATCATCGACTGCGCCAAGTTCGCGGCGGCGCGCGTCGGCCTCCCGCTGGTCGCCGTGCCCACCAACCTCGCGCACGACGGACTGTGCTCCCCGGTCGCCACCCTCGACAACGACGCGGGCCGCGGCTCCTACGGTGTGCCGAACCCCATCGCCGTCGTCATCGACCTGGACGTCATCCGCGCGGCACCGGCCCGCTTCGTACGCGCCGGCATCGGCGACGCCGTCTCCAACGTCTCCGCGATCGCGGACTGGGAGCTGGCCAACCGGATCAAGGGCGAGCGGATCGACGGCCTGGCCGCCGCGATGGCCCGCCAGGCCGGCGAGGCCGTGCTCCGCCATCCCGGCGGCATCGGCGACAACGACTTCCTCCAGGTGCTGGCCGAGGCACTGGTGCTCAGCGGCATCGCCATGTCGGTCTCCGGCGACTCGCGGCCGTCCTCCGGCGCCTGCCACGAGATCAACCACGCCTTCGACCTGCTCTTCCCCGAGCGCGCGGCCGCCCACGGCGAGCAGTGCGGCCTGGGCGCGGCCTTCGCGATGTACCTGCGCGGGGCCCACGAGGAGTCCGTCAACATGGCCCGGGTCCTGCGGCGGCACGGGCTGCCCGTGCTGCCCGAGGAGATCGGGTTCACGCCCGAGGAGTTCTTCCGGGCCGTCGAGTTCGCCCCCCAGACGCGGCCCGGCCGCTACACGATCCTCGAGCACCTCGCCCTCACCACCGACCAGATCAAGGACCTGTACGCCGACTATGTCAAGGCCATCGGTAGCTGA
- a CDS encoding CDP-alcohol phosphatidyltransferase family protein produces MSRPSVAELRPVVHPAGVKDRRSGEHWAGRLYMREVSLRIDRYLVNTRITPNQLTYLMTVCGVLAAPALLVPGIWGAVLGVVAVQLYLLLDCVDGEIARWRKQYSLGGVYLDRVGAYLTDAAVLVGLGLRAADIWGTGRIDWLWAFLGTLAALGAILIKAETDLVGVARHQNGMPPVKEAASEIRASGMALARRAAGALKFHRLILGIEASLLILVLAIVDQARGDLFFTRLGTAVLAGIALLQTVLHLVSILASSRLK; encoded by the coding sequence ATGTCAAGGCCATCGGTAGCTGAACTACGCCCGGTCGTCCATCCCGCGGGAGTCAAGGACCGGCGCAGCGGTGAGCACTGGGCGGGACGCCTCTACATGCGCGAGGTCTCGCTGCGGATCGACCGCTATCTGGTGAACACCAGGATCACGCCCAACCAGCTCACGTACCTGATGACCGTCTGCGGCGTGCTGGCGGCACCGGCACTGCTCGTGCCGGGCATCTGGGGCGCCGTGCTCGGCGTGGTCGCGGTCCAGCTGTACCTGCTCCTCGACTGCGTCGACGGCGAGATCGCGCGCTGGCGGAAGCAGTACTCGCTCGGCGGCGTCTACCTGGACCGGGTCGGTGCCTACCTGACCGACGCCGCGGTCCTGGTCGGCCTGGGCCTGCGCGCCGCCGACATATGGGGCACCGGCCGCATCGACTGGCTGTGGGCCTTCCTCGGCACCCTGGCCGCGCTCGGCGCGATCCTGATCAAGGCCGAGACCGACCTGGTGGGCGTCGCCCGGCACCAGAACGGGATGCCCCCGGTCAAGGAGGCCGCCTCCGAGATCCGTGCCTCCGGCATGGCGCTGGCCCGCCGGGCCGCCGGGGCGCTCAAGTTCCACCGGCTGATCCTCGGCATCGAGGCGTCCCTGCTGATCCTGGTCCTCGCGATCGTCGACCAGGCGCGCGGCGACCTGTTCTTCACCCGCCTCGGCACCGCGGTCCTCGCCGGAATCGCGCTGCTGCAGACCGTGCTGCACCTGGTGTCCATCCTCGCCTCCAGCAGGCTGAAGTGA